A window of Sebastes umbrosus isolate fSebUmb1 chromosome 3, fSebUmb1.pri, whole genome shotgun sequence contains these coding sequences:
- the hand2 gene encoding heart- and neural crest derivatives-expressed protein 2 — protein MSLVSGFPHHPVMHHHDSHHYSLHAAAGRCHEDTGGAPPYFTSWLISHADMSPTEYSLAPGYSPEYHGNSGSTGGGGLDASHHHPHHHHHHYGPGGLVPGSGASGGVSVNGATVVGMHPHGHPRPVKRRPTANRKERRRTQSINSAFSELRECIPNVPADTKLSKIKTLRLATSYISYLMDILDKDGQIGDTQAFKAELKKTEAREERRKREAVEIPKTTSSTSSSSSSSSAGDKKSKGRTGWPQHVWALELKQ, from the exons atgaGTCTGGTCTCGGGCTTCCCTCACCACCCGGTCATGCACCATCACGACAGCCACCACTACTCCCTGCACGCGGCGGCCGGTCGGTGTCACGAGGACACCGGGGGTGCACCTCCGTACTTCACGAGCTGGCTGATCAGCCACGCGGACATGTCTCCCACCGAGTACAGCCTCGCGCCCGGCTACAGCCCAGAGTACCATGGTAACAGCGGGTCTACCGGAGGAGGTGGTCTGGACGCCTCTCACCATCACccccatcatcaccaccaccactacgGACCCGGAGGCCTGGTGCCGGGCTCCGGTGCCAGCGGCGGCGTCTCGGTGAACGGAGCCACGGTGGTCGGTATGCACCCGCACGGACATCCCCGGCCCGTGAAGCGGAGACCCACGGCCAACCGGAAGGAGCGGCGGCGGACGCAGAGCATCAACTCGGCCTTCTCGGAGCTCCGGGAGTGTATCCCCAACGTACCGGCAGACACCAAGCTGTCCAAGATCAAGACGCTGCGGCTGGCCACCAGCTACATCTCCTACCTGATGGACATCCTGGACAAGGACGGACAGATCGGGGACACGCAGGCGTTCAAGGCCGAGCTGAAGAAGACGGAGGCCCGGGAAGAGcggaggaagagagaggcg GTGGAGATCCCGAAGacaacatcatcaacatccTCATCGTCATCCTCTTCGTCAGCGGGCGATAAGAAGAGTAAAGGACGGACAGGGTGGCCTCAACATGTCTGGGCTCTGGAGCTCAAACAGTAG